A segment of the Manis javanica isolate MJ-LG chromosome 17, MJ_LKY, whole genome shotgun sequence genome:
GAGTGATCATTTAGGGTAAATGTAAAATGTGGGATGTGGGTGTCCAGCCTGTAAAGTTGAGGGTGTGGATTTAATTCTGCTACCCCACTACCCCACCCCAAGATAGACTCACCACACTGGGAAGGAGACACACTGCAGTTCGAAAAATGGACCGATTGCAGTCGCCTGCCTGATAGGGAGGTGTTAGCGGTAGCAAAGCAGACTGGTGGTCCAGTCACGCTTGATGTCTGCTGACAAGGCAGCTTCCGTGTGTGGCTCGAGGTGGGAGTCTAGTCTGGGACAGACGGCAGATGCCGTGGCCGGTGAGGGGGTCCAGGCCGCCCCCTGCAAGTCTGGCAGATAGTCACTGTGGGTGTGACAGTTACAGAACACTGAAAAATTTAGTTatcaatatgtattattttagtgtaacatctcaaaaagaaaatttagaaaaatccaTGACGAAGTAGAATCgtcatttaaaatttccttttctgaaagttTTCACTGCATTTGATGGCTAAAAGGTAAATTAGTCATAGTGAGAACCCCGCCCCTTCCAAGGCTGGGCGCTCCAAGGGGAAGGCGAAAGGCTCCAGCACGAATTCGGCCTTTAGAGTGTAATACTTCAGTGTTAGATGTCGGCTCTTCAGATGCTTGGGTGCCGTCCGGGGCCACCCAGCTGCCGTGACCCGCGGGCACAGCACTGCCACCCTGAGTCTCTCGTGGCTCGCAGGGCAGGTCCTGTTCTGTGCAGGCGGAGCCGCTGCATATGCCTGCTGTCGGGTAAAGGCAAGTGCCACGCCCTGGCAGAGCTGATCCTTGGCCTCGTGGCTGGCTTCTCTCACAAGGCCCTGTGTTGTCCTGTACTTCATATGTACATAGTTGTGCAGGGGGGACACTCAGCAGCGTGGGAGCCATTGTCCTTTAATGATAGGGTCTCCTTTGTTGTGAAAGTGGATTAACTGCTTGAAAACCCTGCAATTAAATGCTGCCTACTTCACCTTCGAAGCCCCAGCCAGCCTGTTAACTCCTGCCCACCGAATTCCTCAGGTCTCCATCACGCCACGGACAAACGCCGCGCTGGGCTTCGCTCAGATGCTGCCACGAGACCAACACCTCTTCACCAGGGAGCAGCTGTTCGAGCGCATGTGCATGGCCCTGGGCGGCCGTGCGTCTGAGAGCATCTCCTTCAACAGAGTCACCTCTGGTGAGGAGCGGCCATGTGGGGCCTGGAGTCACCCCAGTACTCTGACAGCCACAGCCCCTCCTGCAGCTGGTCGGCGGTGGAATCTGAACTGTAGGGTGGAATGTGAACATACGGTTGCATTCATCACGTGAATCATTAGGGAGATAGGGAACTCAGTCACACAGTGTGAATGCGTGTACCTGGTTAATTTTTGGGAACCACTACAGGAAACCGACTACATTTCCAGCAATCTCAGTTCTCAAGCTTCTGTTTCCCGGGGTGTCCAGAGAAGGAGCAGAGTGTCCCTGCTTGTGCCCAGTGACACTAGACATGTTGATAGGCGTGCCCCATGCTGGTGAGGGGTCCCAGATACACGTCCCAAGTCATTTTTAAACAAGAGCATGTTCAAGAGTTTTGAGGCTCTCTTAAGGAGCAGCGTGAGGCCCCAGCTGTCCCCTGGGTGCTCTGCATCTGCTGTAGGCCCCGGGCTGTGCCGCGGCATCAGTAGGGTGCCCTGACCCGCACTGCCAGGACAGAAGCCTCTTTTCTTGACCCCACACTGCAGGGGCGCAGGATGACCTGAAGAAGGTCACACGCATTGCCTACTCCATGGTGAGGCAGTTTGGGATGGCGCCGCGCATCGGGCCCATCTCCTTTCCCGAGGCACAGGAGGGCCTCACAGGCTTCGGACGGCGCCCCTTCAGCCAGGGCCTCCAGCAGATGATGGATCACGTGAGTCTGCCCTGCCCATCCTGTGCTACAGTGGTATTAGGAGACAGGTCCCACATGCTGGCGCTGTGCCCTGTGCCACAGCTCTATCGGAGAGGACCAGCCACTGCGCTGAGCCGAGAGCTCAGTGGTGTGGCCCCCGAGTCGGGCTGTTCCTCCTGGCGTCTGCTGCCGCTCTGACCTGCTGAGTGTTGGTCCCTGGATGAGGACCCGTGTGCTCCTGAAGAAACTGGGGAAGGCCCAGCTGTGACCAGGATAAACTCAGTGCCTGGTAGAACCAGCACCCAGGGATGCACTGTACCGTCCACATGAGACTTGGCCTGTTTTGAGGCAGCCCTGGTTTGGGTCTGGTTAGTGAGTGAGGCATCGCAGGGTCCCTGGCCCCCAGCAGCTGGCAGGGATCAGTGTGAGTAGGTGGTGGCTGGTATCTTGAACTGGGGTGTCCCCACAGATGCCCAGGGAACTGTGCTGACTCTGAGCCCCACGGACTGCGTTCCTGGCACTGTGGTTCTCTTTCTGGGGCCAGGACCAGGCATAGCTGATGCTGTGCATACAGGCCAGCGGGCCTTGCTCATTACTGAGCTGCTCTTTCACTCACAGGAGGCGAAGCTGCTGGTGGCAAAGGCCTACAGGCACACCGAGCAGGTGCTGCAGGCCAACCTGGACAAGCTGCAGGCGGTGAGAGCCCCCTTCCTGACCTCCAGGTCCGCTATCCCCTCACTGCGCTGTGTTGACACAGCCTGTTGCACCCTCGTGGAGAATTCCAAATGCACATAGAACTACACAGAACAACATAACCAAAGTGTTTCCCCAACTCCACTGAAATCTTACCGTTGTCCACactttttaagctttttattatgACTGCATCAAGCCTATTCCTCCAGAGCAGACAGGCGTGTAGTAAGCCTTCCTGTGCCCACTACCCGGCCTTGCGTTTGCCAGTGTTACTGTTTTGTTTAATCTTTGCCCACCTCTTAAACTTTTCCTGGAATTTAAGCAATTATGAAGTTTAGCATGGTCTAGACATGTTGATTATAGAAGAGCTGCAGTACAGTACAGGGTTAACACCCTCCATCAGTGGCATGCTCACAGTGCACCAAGCCAGTGTTGGTGTGTTTGTACTAACGGTTGGCTCTTGGCTTCCTCGGCGCCACCTCTTGTCCCCTTTCTACCCAGGGTCCCACACACATGTAGGCTCACATCCCCTCATCTGGgtggggctgctgctccttcGGCTGACAGCTGTGGCCATTTGGGGAGTCTGGGCTGGTGTGTAGAACGTCTCCCTGTTGGGGTCTGGCTGGTGTTCTCACAGTGAGCCTGGGCTGTTGGTATGGGGAAGGTGACTGTCGAAGTGGAGTTGGCTGTGTTCCTAGCAGAGGTGGGCAGCTCTCTGTGGACGGGCCATTGTCCCCACTTTGTTTCCTGAAAGTGAGGCAGCGGCTCCTCCAGGCCAGGCTTCATGGGCGTTGGTGCCCCAGGCCAGCACAGCCTCACCAGGAGCTGTGCTCAGTGAGAACCTCAGGCCTGCCCAGACCGGACGAACCAAGACCTGCTGTTAGCAGCATCTCTGTCTCCACTGCACAGCCAGACGTGAGCTCCTGTGGTGGCCGAGGATGACTTACCTCTGGTCTGCACAATGTGCTCACAGCCAGTGGCCGCGGAGTGTAGGGCTGTCAGAGCAGCGAGTGAAGGAAGCTTCTTGTGGGCAGGTCTGAGCCAGCAGAGACGGGCTGCTGGCGAGGGCGCTCACAGGCTCGAGCGGGCATGTTTCCCAAGGCCGCAATGGGACACAGAGGCTGCCTTCCTGTTTGCAAGGTCCCGGTCCCACtcacccccagccctccctcccagGGCCATCAGGGCGGGGGTCCACATCTCAGTCTTCCAGTCctcacactcagacacacacactttGGTAAAGGAAGGTGAAGATGCCCAAAGTAAGCGGAGATTCGTGAGGGAAGTGGAGAAATGAATGAGGCTGGCAGGTGGAATCAGCTCCCGGGTTGAGACAGGAGGGATTCTCTGAAGCCACCTGCCTGTGTAGGAAACCCTGCTCACAGACACCCCCCCTTCTGGGCACTCTGTGCTCAAAGGCTGGCCTGTGTCTTCGTCCGGGGCTCACAGTGCCTGCTTGTTCTTCCAGTTGGCAAACGCCCTGCTGGAAAAGGAAGTGATAAACTACGAGGACATCGAGGCCCTCATTGGCCCGCCCCCTCACGGGCCCAAGAAGATGATCGCGCCTCAACGGTGGAGCAGCGCCCAGTCGGAGCAGGACACGGTGGAGGAGGCGCCCCAGCAGACCCCACTCTGAGGGACAAGGTGCCCTGGCCCAAATAGCTGGACCCCCTTGATGGGCCTGGCTGTGCCACAAGCTCCTTTCAGCCTAGACTTTGATCTCCCCTTGGCCCAGTTTCTGCTGGAGGGCTGTGGTTGCCATGCCTGTTTCCCTCCGTGATCACTAAATGTCTTGGCAGAGGTGAATCCAGTGCCTGGTGACAGGGCAGCTCTCAGCTCAGGCCCAGGCCACCGTCCTCAGTTGCAGTCGGGCCCAGGGGCAATGCAGCTGTCTGTGCACCTATTCTCGCCCGGAGCCTGCGTATGCAGGCTCTTCCCCGCACTCGTGATGGGTTGGAATGCACTGGGATAGCAATGAGCGGGCCCCTCAGTCAGTCTCACTTGTCTTGTGCTGGGCGCTGGCCTCAAGCTCATTAATGGGTTACAGTTGGGGGTGCTCACTGGGCTTGAGGATTCCAACACCTCTACCTGCTGCCTGTGGGCGGGTTCATGAGAAGACTTCTTGCTACTCTCATCATGCTGTGTGGGGGAAGTGTGGAACCTTCTAGTAAGTTCTGTGGGTGGAGAGTCCCATCTCTGCACCATGGGGCCAGCTCTAGCCCAGATGACCCATTGGGTTTGCAGTTCATAGTGTCAACCATGCCATGACCAAGTGAAGAGTCCCTTTGTGGGACTGGGGGACACAGCTAGGATACCCCATCTCTGCAATTCAGGCTGCATGCACTGGGCTCCCCTAATCCCAGGGGGGTGTAGCATGCACTCAGGTGTTCCTGCTGCCTGGTTGCATGGGGCCAGGGGTTATGGGACCTCCTGCAGAATGGGTGGCCCTGTCATCATTTCCCTCCCACTCCATGCCCTGAGGGCAGGCAGCTCTGCTGGTGCTGGGTTTGTGAGAAGACTACCTTTGTCCCGGTTCTCAATCCATTTCCAGAGGTGGGCCCAGAGTGAGGAAGGTTCCAGCTGGTATCTGGGTGTCTGCACAGGGGCCACAATTGCTGTAACACCTGATGGTGGATAGACACCCCTTTGTACTGTACCCATTAAAATGCCAGCTCTCTGTCCTGTGGAATTCTGTTTGCAGAGTGCCAGGATGCTTAGCCAGGAATAGGGTGCACATGGCAGGAAGAGGGGCCACTTGCTCCCCCAGCCCTTGGCTGCCTGGCCAGGGACAGTCACTGCCCTCACATTTGTAGAATCAATGTGTCTGTGGACTTTGGCTGGCTGCTTGGTCATAGGTGACATCGGACACATGGTACCAGAAGCTTGCACCTCCTCTGTGTCCTGTGGGGACTGACATTGCTCCTCACACCTCTTGTGGGGGTTCTTGGGTGGAGAGGCTTCAGCAGCAGCATGTGGTCCCCTGGAGCAGCGCTGCATCAGGCACCCTGTGTGCTCCATGCTGGGCCTCCGTCCTCAGCCCTCTGCCAGGCAGATTGGGCACAGCATGGCCTGAGTGTAGCTACCAGAGCATCTGTTTGTGTTAGGTACGTCAGGTCTTGTGACAGATGCATTCTTTAGGTAAATGTACATTTAACACAATCAGAGCCCCAGAAGACAGAGAATAGTGAAAGAAAATTAACTCCTAGTTCTTAGATCATCTTTATTCCACTTTGATGTATTCTCATAAGTCAACATTAATGATTGGTTTTATGCTTAAAAGTTTTTATTGTATAACTGACAGTGTATCAGTTTCAGGTGTAATTCCGTAGTCTTACATATTGcgaaatgatcacaataagtctagGTAGGAGCTGTCACCAGTTATAGAATTTTCTTGTGATTGAGAACTTTTAAGAATTAAGCACCTTTCAAAGAAAACATGATTATAACATACTGCCAGCTGCCTTTCACTGACATTATTTCTCATACTCCAGGAATCTGATTAGCCTCTATCCGAGTTATGTGTAGGCCACCATTTCGGAAAGTTGAGAGGCCAGATTGTCATGAGCTCTGTGATGAAGCAGTGTGACCTATCCTTGCAGTATAGCTACTGCGTTTCCTAATTCAACTGTCAGGCCACATCTATGTGACATGAGCATGCTAATGTTTTCAAAGTGCTATAGCAACATGACATTTTTCCCCAAAACGCTACAAAATCATGTGCTGCAAgggtattaatttaaaaattgtgtctCTGAAAGGGTAGCAGAGGCTATTGTTGACTATCTTGGGTTGGCTTTCCTCAAGGCCAGTCATGATTAGATATGGAATGAGCAGGCATTGACTTGAGTAATGGCCTCAGACTTGGAAGGAAATACTGGCAGGCCGTGCAGGGCAGGACATGCTCCCAAACCTGCAGGGCATTTCCCAGGAGTCCCCGTCCCACTCAGCTGAATGCTGCTTCCAGGGGCATTAGCGGGCCCAAGCCTGGAGCTCTGTGCCAAGGGGTGGGGACTGTCCCTACAGCTAGAGATTTGTAAAACCCTGAGCCAGCCAAGTATTGCACCAGGACTCCTAACAGTTCTTTAGTCTTCCCCAATGAGAGACGTGTATGTTTCCAGCAGAATTGGTCAATTTTTTTGTGTTGCCGTACTACTCACATTTCCGAGGAGGTGAGTGTGGTGCATTCAGGTATGGAAAACCATATTCTGTGTGGGGCTCGGTGTGTGCAGCAGACCCAGGTCTCTAAGTTGCTTTTCTTGGTACTCGCTCCGTTTTGAGCAGCAGCTCCAACTTAAGGCCTTGAGCCCCCACTTGGGACCCAGGGCAGCCGCTTAACCAGGAGCAGGTGGAGCTCGGGGTCGGGGCGGATGGAGCTGCACGAGTCTGCGGGTCTGTACAGAAGTGGGAGGTGTTCCAGCTTGGAGCAAGGTACCACAGCCCGCACGGGTCATTGCAAAGGGTCAGGAAATCATGGAGGAATGAGCTGACGTTCTATCACGGAGCAAGGTAATTATTTACCCACCAGACGTCCGCAGTGTTGCTCTGCTGCAGTTAAACTGCCCAGGATGGAGTGGGTTCAAGCCCCATCTCACTGGACAAAGTGGTTTGTGAGGCGGGCGATAGGCCCTCAAAGTCTGTGAGGACTGAGCGAGGTCCTTCACCTTCCCCGCCTGGGCCGCCCTCGCCACACCGGCTCCTTTTGTCACCTGAAGCGGACCTGTGTTACTGACCACCAGCGTCGCTGACTTACTGTGTGTTGCCGAACGGTGCTGTGTCTTGTGACCTCCCAGCAGCTGCTCCCATTTCACAGAAcgggaaaattaaaataacaaaagctTTAACTCCATAGCCACTGTATGACTTGCGGCTCCCTGACCTCCCAAGATCAGTCTGTTTGTGAAAATGGTGGACCCAAGAGATTTTGAACATGAACCTCACAGACCACCTCCAGGTTCACGGATAGGTGCTCCCGTTTGCAGCCCTGCGTTTGCGGACACCGGTAAAGCAGGGCTAGTACTGCCCTCGGTTCATGAGCGCGCGCCCAGTAAACGGCGGAGCCTAGGTTTGAACTCCCGCTGTAGGCTCGGTGCATTTGTCAGCAGACAGCGCCTCGGCCATGCCCACGTCTTCTGCCCTTCATACAGGCCTGGAGCCCTGACCATGACCTGTTCATCCCTCGGTGGGTCCCAACCTGTTTTCAACACCCAAGGACGTCTCAACAGGTCAGAGAACTACCAGCAACCCGTTCACTCACTGCAGGTCAGGCTTCCAAATTCCCTTTTTATGTATCATGAAAGTCTTAAAATGTCGATTACGTGTTCCTTGAGGGAAACGTGGTGACTGGGGCGAGAGTGGGAACTACGGAGGGTTACTGGGATGTACGGGCTCACAGCGGTGGGAGTGGCGATCTCCCACGCTGGCGGAGAAGGGCGCGCAGGCTCGGGTCCTGGACGTGCGGGCGGCCGAGCACCGCGGGCCTGGGTCCCACAACTCACGGCCGCTGTCCGCCCTCCGACAGCCGCGTTCGGCCTGGATGCCCCGCCTGCAAACACTCGGTGAGTTAACGGTCTCCAGAAGGATGCACGGAGGGGACGAAGACTGGGACATGGAGGGCGAGGCTTAGGCGTGAAAACACGTACCGGCCGGAGAGCAGCCGAGCAAAAACCGCCTTCTCTCGGCGCCACGTCCGGCCGGGGCCGCAAGGGCGGTGAGGACAGCACGGCACGTGACTTCCGCGCTCTCCGGACCTAATTGGCCAGAACGCTCCGGCGCTTCCGATTCGCCGAGCCCACGCCATCCCAGAGTGCTTTGCAGCCCCGCTTCCTTTCCGCTTGCCGTTCACCCTCGGAGAAGGTGAGTGCCTCCTGGGCCGGCGCTGCCGGGCTCCATCCGCAGCCATCGGCGTAGGACTGCTGTCGGCGCGGCCACGGAGGCACCTCGGGCCCCAGCTGTAGACGGCGTTGGGCCGTGGCCCGAGCTCTCGGGCCGGAGGCCGCCGCTTCGACCGGATCCAGGGCCCTCACCCACCTCCCGTTCCCCACGTCCCCAGACTCGTAGGCAGCAGCCATGGCGCCCAGCCGGAATGGCATGATCCTGAAGCCGCACTTCCACAAGGACTGGCAGCGGCGCGTGGCCACGTGGTTCAACCAGCCCGCGCGGAAGATCCGCAGGTGAGCGGCCGCCGCGGGGAGCGGGGGCGGCGGGGAGCGGGGGAGCCGCGGGGTGACCGCCGCTCCGCGCTGTCCGCAGACGCAAGGCCCGGCAAGCCAAGGCCCGCCGCCTCGCCCCGCGCCCCGCGTCGGGACCCGTGCGGCCCATCGTGAGGTGCCCCACCGTGCGCTACCACACCAGAGTGCGCGCCGGCAGGGGCTTCAGCTTGGAGGAGCTGAGGGTGAGTCGGCCGAACCCCCAGGCCCGGTCCGCCGCGCGCGCTCGGTCCGGTGATGACGGTCTCCGGAATCGCTGCACTGCCCTGATGAAAGCACGTGTGAACCCTTTTCCATCTGACGGCCGAGCGCCTGCGTCGGGGCGGGGAGAGCGCGGGGCCGCGGGGGCTCCATCTCAGTGTCCGGGCAGGTGGCGGGCATCCACAAGAAGGTGGCGCGGACCATCGGGATCTCCGTGGATCCGAGGCGGCGGAACAAGTCCACCGAGTCCCTGCAGGCCAACGTCCAGCGGCTGAAGGAGTACCGCTCCAAGCTCATCCTCTTCCCCAGGAAGCCCTCGGCCCCCAGGAAGGGAGACAGCTCTGTGAGTGGCCGGCGGGGCGGCTCCGGGGCTGCGCCGCCGCGCGTGGGGTTGGGGCTTGGCAGAGGCGTTGACGTCTGTCCCGGGGCCCAGCTGGGGAGAAGGAAACACATTAGCCACAACCTTTTTTTTATCTCCCAAAACGTGGCACCTCTGTGGGTAGTTGTGACCTGGAGGATTCAGAATTGTCAGCTGCCCACATGTGGTTTGTTTGAAAGCTAGTCTCGTGTTTTTCTTTGGACGCTTCGTATACAGATATTTCTAGTAAGACCTTCAGAATGAGGTTGCTGGCGTCCCTGTGTTCAGGCGTGTGTGCCCACTAGGGCATCGTCTGCGTGGTGGCGGGGCTGTCAGTCAGCATCTCGGCCCTTTCGGGGGGTAAGCTGAGCCCACGTGACCATCCCGTTTGATTGACAAACAGGCTGAAGAACTCAAGTTGGCCACCCAGCTGACAGGACCAGTCATGCCCATACGGAACGTAAGTGACTGTGTGAGGAGGACTTGACACTGATGGGGTGGGATTGAGGTGGAGGGAGTGAAGGGTGGCAGCTCAAGATTCCTAAGGGGCCGAGAAGGAGCCTCAGCCCGTGAGAAGGTCCAGACAAGATTTCGAGGGAGGGCCTTGTCCTCCCCTTGGGAAACTTTGGGGGCCCTCGTTTGGGGCTTTCTGCTTCCTGCTCTCAGAAAACTTAGGCCACTCTCTGGTTATATTTGGTGATCTTATAACCTGCCCAGCATCCATCAGGCCCTTGAGGTTCCTTTGGGAGTGGAACGTGGGCCCACATTACGTCCCACAGTATTGCTGTCCGTCTACCCAAGCACAGCGTCCCCCCTCCTGCCTGTCCTTCATGTCTGGGGTGGTtgcttctctgcctctgctcgGAGTTTGGGGTTGTTTCTAAGTCCCAGGGCGGGTTATTAAGCCCTCTTTGTGGCCTCCGTGTAGCCGTCTGGCGGTGGGCCAGCAGGTGCGGTGTTAAATGATCTCCCACCAGGGCCTCTGGTTCTGCTGGCCTTTGATCCTGGGCTTCGCTGTGGGCGAGGTTCGAGCCctgtgttcttgcaggtgtacAAGAAGGAGAAAGCCAGGGTCATCACAGAAGAGGAGAAGAACTTCAAGGCCTTCGCCAGCCTTCGCATGGCCCGTGCCAACGCCCGGCTCTTTGGCATCCGGGCAAAAAGGGCCAAGGAAGCTGCAGAGCAGgatgttgaaaagaaaaaataaagggctGCTGAGAGCTTGTGATAAATCTGCAGTGTCTGTGTGACCATTGTCCAGGCATGGGGTGGGTCTGGCAGGGGTGAGGGCGTTTTTTGGGTTGCGTTTTGCTGTCTGTACTTCAGGGTCCCTTGGATCAGCTGTCGGCTGAGCAGCTTCAGGGCCTTTCCCATCGAGGTCCCAGCCCAGTTTTTAAGCAGAGGAGTTTTAGTGTGTTAGTCTCTGGGGACCTGGACCTGGGGCCGCAGCCTTGCTTTGAATTGTGCTCAGGCCCTTCCTGGGCCTGTGCACCTCTGCCCTGCCTGGTGGCAGACCCTTCACCCAGCTTTGTAGCACAGGAAACTGGCCTCTGGCTTTCCCTAAAGTGTCCTCATACTATGCTTGCTTAGTGACTGGGACACCGCTGCCCACCCTGAGGAAGCCTGGTGTCCCTGGTGGCAGCAGGGCCACAGCAGGACTTGGCAGTGTTTTGAGCTTAATGTCTTACTGTCTGGGTCCTTGGGGAGTTGCCAGGGATGTGGAATCCCACACCTGGACCCACTCCCACTGGGGCTGGTCTGGAGCCTGTTCCAAAAGGTCATGTAGTAGGTGATGCTgggcctgctgctgctgctgtttctgGCTTTGAGGTTTTATAAGGCTGGTCTCAGTGCTTGACATATACATGGTGCCGGTGGGTTCAAAGATCAGCTGAACTGGAGAGGTGGGAATCTGAGCCTAGGCTGTGTCCTGACAATGCCTCTAGACAGCCAGGTGGACATGGTCCACTGGGTGCTTAGGGACCTGAGTGGGTGGCCTGCCCAGGGGCAGGCCCTGCCTCTGCGGGTGCCCTGGCTGCTGTCCAGGAGCACAGGGTGTGGGGCGGGAGTGCTGGGTTCTAGCCACGGGGCTGAGGGGAGGAGACTGCCACTGGCTGCACCCCACCCAAGTGAAGGGCCTCCTATTGTCTGGAGTGAGCACTTGAGAAAGGCCTTAGGTAGGGG
Coding sequences within it:
- the RPL13 gene encoding large ribosomal subunit protein eL13; this encodes MAPSRNGMILKPHFHKDWQRRVATWFNQPARKIRRRKARQAKARRLAPRPASGPVRPIVRCPTVRYHTRVRAGRGFSLEELRVAGIHKKVARTIGISVDPRRRNKSTESLQANVQRLKEYRSKLILFPRKPSAPRKGDSSAEELKLATQLTGPVMPIRNVYKKEKARVITEEEKNFKAFASLRMARANARLFGIRAKRAKEAAEQDVEKKK